A window of Zingiber officinale cultivar Zhangliang chromosome 5A, Zo_v1.1, whole genome shotgun sequence contains these coding sequences:
- the LOC121980580 gene encoding NAC domain-containing protein 83-like has protein sequence MEKPVFARHGSVLRLPPGFRFDPTDEELVVQYLKRKINSCPLPASIIPEIINLRNYDPWDLPGGCKEVKYFFSLTDVKYSSHGRSSRPAGLGYWKSEGKEKQVMASQCNQAVGMKKVLVFYHRKPQTRTDWIMHEYHLVPQRNHSTHNCVVPKGDWVLCRIFRRKRTAEMENGDEHGGIINEDTNLKDLVRNRNLRPSLSSSSMDSSCVTEFSDGNSDGEEANSVRT, from the exons ATGGAAAAGCCAGTTTTTGCAAGGCATGGCAGTGTGTTAAGGCTGCCCCCTGGGTTTAGGTTCGACCCGACTGATGAAGAACTCGTGGTTCAATACCTGAAAAGGAAGATAAACTCCTGTCCCTTGCCGGCCTCAATCATCCCTGAGATCATCAATCTCAGGAACTATGATCCCTGGGACCTTCCTG GAGGATGCAAGGAGGTGAAGTACTTTTTCAGTCTCACAGATGTTAAATATTCAAGCCATGGCCGATCGAGCCGCCCTGCGGGATTGGGTTACTGGAAATCAGAGGGGAAGGAGAAGCAGGTGATGGCTTCTCAGTGCAACCAGGCGGTGGGGATGAAGAAGGTTTTGGTGTTCTACCACAGAAAGCCGCAGACTAGAACTGACTGGATCATGCACGAGTACCATCTTGTTCCTCAAAGGAATCACTCCACTCAT AATTGTGTGGTTCCGAAAGGCGATTGGGTGCTCTGTCGGATTTTCAGAAGGAAAAGAACAGCTGAGATGGAGAACGGTGATGAACATGGTGGAATCATAAATGAGGATACTAATTTGAAGGATTTGGTGAGAAACAGAAACCTAAGACCATCTTTATCCTCCTCCTCCATGGATTCTAGCTGTGTGACTGAGTTCTCTGATGGAAATAGTGATGGAGAGGAAGCTAACTCAGTAAGAACATGA